In Silene latifolia isolate original U9 population chromosome X, ASM4854445v1, whole genome shotgun sequence, the following proteins share a genomic window:
- the LOC141620189 gene encoding uncharacterized protein LOC141620189 — translation METSNPSLVEMPHYSEFLEEVISRRVNIGDRVLVPSSEECSLIKASEIPVKLDDPGSFSISCTVGDQKMDSALYDLGASIRVIPLALVKRLNITSLARTFITIKLADGTAKSPIGILKDIMVQIGKLSIPTDFVVLDIPMGRRSRVILDRP, via the coding sequence ATGGAGACCTCTAATCCATCTTTGGTGGAGATGCCTCATTACTCCGAATTTCTAGAGGAAGTCATTTCAAGAAGAGTGAACATTGGTGACCGTGTGCTTGTTCCCTCAAGTGAGGAGTGTAGCTTGATCAAAGCTAGTGAAATCCCCGTCAAACTTGACGATCCCGGGAGTTTCTCAATCTCATGCACCGTTGGTGACCAAAAGATGGATAGTGCTTTGTATGACTTAGGGGCAAGCATTAGAGTCATACCGCTTGCCCttgtgaagaggttgaatatTACAAGCCTAGCCCGCACATTTATTACAATCAAGCTTGCCGACGGGACAGCTAAATCTCCGATTGGGATTCTCAAGGATATCATGGTTCAAATTGGCAAGCTTTCAATTCCTACCGATTTTGTTGTGTTGGATATCCCAATGGGCAGACGCTCCCGTGTCATCCTTGATAGGCCATGA